A window from bacterium encodes these proteins:
- a CDS encoding ABC transporter permease, whose translation MRVGLLRRSGAVFLNELVNAGRLWRLAAAATIEAFVGPFHGKRFRFRESVRQLLRAGNDTLPLVALIAALMGTILALQSAYQLRQLGATHLVADLVAVSITRELGPLMTAILVAGRVGSAVAAELGTMKVSEEIDALTVIGVDPLSFLVVPRLAGLLIAVPCLTLFADLVGILAGCGVGVVGLGFGAAGFLNDSIQALVAEDLWGGVLKAFAFGGIIGLVGCEQGLGTVGGADEVGRSTTTAVVRSIVLIIAADLFVTALLYLRH comes from the coding sequence ATGCGAGTCGGCCTGCTGCGGCGCTCCGGTGCGGTTTTCCTGAACGAGCTGGTGAACGCGGGGCGGCTCTGGCGATTGGCCGCGGCCGCCACGATCGAGGCTTTCGTTGGACCGTTTCACGGCAAGCGATTCCGCTTCCGCGAATCCGTTCGTCAACTTCTCCGCGCCGGCAACGACACGTTACCGCTGGTGGCGTTGATCGCCGCTCTGATGGGTACGATTCTCGCGCTTCAAAGTGCCTATCAGCTCCGACAGCTCGGTGCCACGCATCTGGTGGCCGACCTGGTGGCGGTGTCCATCACTCGGGAGCTCGGTCCACTGATGACCGCCATTCTGGTGGCGGGGCGGGTCGGTTCGGCAGTCGCGGCCGAACTGGGGACGATGAAGGTGTCCGAGGAGATCGATGCGCTGACCGTGATAGGAGTCGACCCCTTGAGCTTTCTGGTCGTGCCGCGGCTCGCCGGATTGCTGATCGCGGTGCCATGCTTGACCCTCTTCGCAGACCTGGTAGGGATACTTGCCGGGTGCGGTGTCGGCGTTGTCGGACTCGGCTTCGGCGCGGCCGGTTTTCTCAACGACAGCATTCAGGCGCTAGTAGCCGAGGACCTCTGGGGTGGTGTGCTCAAGGCCTTCGCCTTCGGGGGCATCATCGGCCTCGTGGGTTGCGAGCAGGGGTTGGGCACCGTTGGAGGAGCCGACGAGGTGGGCCGTTCGACGACGACTGCTGTCGTCCGATCGATCGTGCTGATCATCGCGGCCGATCTCTTCGTAACCGCATTGCTCTATTTGAGGCACTGA
- a CDS encoding STAS domain-containing protein, with protein MSTLEIEFDPDAREATATLKLGGRAGYREAPQLRRALFDAIAASAGRNLVVELALVEKMDTAAMAVLVEGCIATRGGETPIFLMCPSSSVRKVFELAGLEEALTRCYTSWEDIATAAVA; from the coding sequence ATGTCGACCCTCGAGATCGAGTTTGATCCGGACGCCAGGGAGGCGACGGCGACGCTCAAGTTGGGTGGTCGGGCCGGCTACCGGGAGGCCCCGCAGCTTCGCAGGGCCCTGTTCGACGCGATCGCCGCCAGCGCCGGCAGGAACCTCGTGGTCGAGCTGGCCTTGGTCGAGAAGATGGACACCGCGGCCATGGCGGTGCTGGTGGAAGGCTGTATCGCGACCCGGGGCGGTGAGACGCCGATCTTTCTGATGTGTCCGAGCTCGTCGGTACGCAAGGTCTTCGAGCTGGCCGGGCTGGAGGAGGCGCTGACGCGCTGCTACACCTCCTGGGAGGACATCGCGACCGCGGCGGTGGCCTAG
- a CDS encoding GNAT family N-acetyltransferase: MVLGSRVVLRPLTERDVPLLFRIFSDPEVMRYWSHPPFTSESEALAYLGDVRQGFESKTLFQWGLCRRGDRSVIGTCTLWQLDASNRRAEVGFVLAREHWGQGFMTEGLAALIDFSFGDLRLRRLEADVDPANEASIALLERLGFVREGYLRERWLVGSEVADSLFYGLLEREWSKRRNA, encoded by the coding sequence ATGGTTCTCGGATCGCGAGTGGTGCTGCGCCCATTGACCGAGCGGGACGTGCCGCTCTTGTTCCGGATCTTCTCGGATCCCGAGGTCATGAGGTACTGGAGCCATCCGCCCTTCACCAGCGAGTCAGAAGCGTTGGCGTATCTCGGGGACGTGCGGCAGGGATTCGAGAGCAAGACCCTGTTTCAGTGGGGCCTGTGCCGGCGCGGCGACCGCTCGGTCATCGGTACTTGTACCCTGTGGCAGCTGGATGCGTCGAACCGCCGCGCCGAAGTCGGCTTTGTGCTCGCTCGCGAGCACTGGGGACAGGGATTCATGACCGAGGGGCTGGCCGCGCTCATCGACTTCTCCTTCGGGGATCTGCGGCTCCGGCGCCTGGAAGCCGACGTCGATCCGGCCAACGAGGCGTCGATTGCACTCCTCGAGCGTCTCGGCTTCGTGCGCGAAGGCTACTTGCGGGAACGCTGGCTGGTCGGCTCCGAGGTCGCGGATTCGCTGTTCTATGGTCTCCTCGAGCGGGAGTGGAGCAAGAGGCGGAACGCTTGA
- a CDS encoding peroxiredoxin, translated as MTLRINDIAPDFTAETTEGTIEFHSWIGDGWAILFSHPKDFTPVCTTELGSVASLKPEFERRNCKVLGISVDGVSDHMEWSKDIETSQGHALNYPLIGDPELKVVRLYDMLPADAGETCEGRTPMDNATARSVFVIGPDKKIKATLTYPMSTGRNFSEILRLLDSCQLTATEQVATPANWEQGDDVIILPAVSDEEARAKYPDGWQQPLPYIRVVPQPD; from the coding sequence ATGACACTCAGGATCAACGACATCGCACCGGATTTCACGGCGGAGACCACGGAAGGGACGATCGAGTTCCACTCCTGGATCGGAGATGGCTGGGCGATTCTGTTTTCACACCCGAAGGACTTCACGCCGGTGTGTACTACCGAGCTGGGTTCTGTGGCCAGCCTGAAGCCCGAGTTTGAAAGACGCAACTGCAAGGTCCTGGGCATCAGCGTCGACGGCGTCAGCGATCATATGGAGTGGTCCAAGGACATCGAAACGTCGCAGGGCCATGCCCTCAACTACCCCTTGATCGGCGATCCCGAGCTCAAGGTGGTCAGGCTCTACGACATGTTGCCCGCCGATGCCGGTGAGACCTGCGAAGGCCGAACGCCGATGGACAACGCCACCGCCCGATCGGTCTTCGTCATCGGACCCGACAAGAAGATCAAGGCCACACTCACCTATCCGATGAGTACGGGCCGCAATTTCTCCGAGATTCTGCGCCTGCTCGATTCCTGTCAGCTGACGGCGACCGAGCAGGTGGCCACTCCCGCGAACTGGGAGCAGGGCGATGACGTCATCATTCTCCCCGCGGTCTCAGACGAAGAGGCCAGGGCGAAGTACCCCGACGGTTGGCAGCAGCCACTCCCCTATATCCGGGTCGTGCCCCAGCCCGACTAG
- a CDS encoding ABC transporter ATP-binding protein yields the protein MAAESAIEVRGLRHSYGDRVILNGVDLTVEVGKTLVILGGSGSGKSTLLRCMVGLERPDEGSVSILGRDLCSAAPEEVAELRQRIGMAFQSGALFGSMTVGENVDLPLAEFTDLPDSTRDIIIRIKLALVGLDDAVDLHPSELSGGMKKRAAFARAMALDPEVLFCDEPSAGLDPVTAAGLDRLLNQLKEVFGVTIVVVTHELDSAFAVADRLALLHQGRVLISGTPQQVRECPHPIVQGFLRREPEEQPEHGERFREWMTEAEEAVD from the coding sequence TTGGCAGCCGAATCAGCAATCGAAGTCCGTGGTCTCCGGCACTCGTACGGCGATCGCGTGATCCTGAACGGCGTCGACCTGACCGTCGAAGTGGGCAAGACCCTGGTGATTCTCGGCGGTAGCGGCAGCGGCAAGAGCACGCTGCTGCGCTGCATGGTGGGGCTGGAGCGCCCGGACGAGGGCTCGGTCTCGATTCTGGGTAGGGACCTTTGCTCGGCCGCGCCGGAGGAGGTGGCAGAGCTACGCCAGCGGATTGGGATGGCGTTTCAAAGCGGCGCTCTCTTCGGTTCGATGACCGTGGGTGAGAACGTCGATCTGCCGCTGGCGGAATTCACCGATCTGCCCGATTCGACGCGCGACATCATCATTCGGATCAAGCTCGCGCTGGTCGGGCTGGACGACGCCGTTGATCTCCATCCTTCGGAGCTGAGCGGCGGGATGAAGAAACGCGCGGCGTTCGCGCGGGCCATGGCGCTCGATCCGGAGGTGCTCTTCTGCGACGAGCCCTCCGCCGGGTTGGATCCGGTAACGGCCGCGGGGCTGGACCGACTGCTCAATCAGCTCAAGGAGGTCTTCGGGGTTACGATCGTTGTCGTCACTCACGAGCTCGACAGCGCCTTTGCCGTTGCCGACCGGCTGGCTTTGCTTCATCAAGGCCGTGTGCTGATCTCCGGTACACCGCAACAAGTGCGAGAATGTCCACACCCGATCGTGCAGGGATTCCTACGGCGCGAGCCCGAAGAGCAACCGGAACACGGCGAGCGATTCAGAGAATGGATGACAGAAGCGGAGGAGGCCGTTGACTAG